The proteins below are encoded in one region of Aphelocoma coerulescens isolate FSJ_1873_10779 chromosome 4, UR_Acoe_1.0, whole genome shotgun sequence:
- the LOC138110130 gene encoding AT-rich interactive domain-containing protein 1A-like codes for MPSSNLPPTPGDSQAGCLSPTNPFLNSLQSNPFFEELLADQVLNSPSPTHFLSSFPPGPHAAAEVAGSFYSSEDCSPCAAPRQTDPERESPAQSVGVPVPETTPPAPGELPPADTDPAVPPPPSEWDDTFDAFATSRLKPERKKENFFASVAAEGMAFIDDPDRASPTERSAEPPCQKGSKVLEEAESPLGAEIPAALRSWTNFSSLDVGANLVSTTQEATVIEDVLSPVSAGSMARRRKSSTPMVWAAAFASGNPGDKEASTALTTENSTREEGDSGEEESSSAGTNGWMTIATETAPNPSESTPSAAKERAAPEGAFGPRPPFLGEGTFEAQSLSRAAACVLPRTSFPPELAPEALPGSTVAAVPPRVLGDVAARRFPEPGAEPRGGQEGAFDIRSSVFRLQASMRLEASDGLLKLSSDIRERHVVLSPWAGPQGHQEPVPGPAVPPPKPPRWFAAAGAGGDAEEGESGDPQRKKQERWEDSEGPRAEMELQRSHGSSEPSRPAPPSLPTPGADAAEAGSEFPASKGAGAAAVDSAARLETGAGELGTGDTSVGEHPSERNKTDVAEEFEACTSKFSLEGLEQSGAEGSWSQPRTSPQTQGATDSAKWEAASRQELFPEELSMSGLNPPSKLDLGQPEMFWTALEEQEAAGHPNPQSQRSERGESPSRPEPAWKDGEGQAGEQPEPCAPPEEAEQGRARASEGPEGHSAQSRIDFKKADFWKPDRAEERHTQGASALRNPFTLALSPNSPSNPFVEQPPAPLPVQAVLPGKLERADFSFCGPQEEAPGHGLQPTNAPGRPPPPHASQPLAFSTPFLVAAANPEPCGPVPASRRAAARPCPCPQPGDAQASALLVLPRETRPAEIPFCQQTTSPHPVKPLSAGQEGSSERKQQHRPSLGSALSNGLERLKTVTTSSVQPVAPASHPDKTDPKLKDPALQDQSAKYYHLTHDELIQLLLQKEGELSKKEEHIHELENYIDQLLVRIMEQSPTLLQIPLGRGQAP; via the exons ATGCCGAGCTCTAACCTCCCTCCCACTCCCGGAGACAGCCAGGCCGGATGCTTGTCCCCCACCAACCCATTCCTCAACTCCCTGCAGAGCAATCCCTTCTTTGAGGAGCTCCTCGCTGACCAGGTACTAAATTCTCCTTCACCTACTCACTTTCTCTCTAGTTTCCCGCCTGGGCCGCATGCTGCAGCAGAGGTCGCTGGGAGCTTTTATTCCTCTGAGGATTGCAGTCCCTGTGCCGCCCCAAGGCAGACAGACCCCGAGAGGGAGTCTCCAGCCCAAAGCGTTGGTGTCCCCGTGCCAGAAACCACTCCCCCAGCACCGGGAGAGCTCCCTCCTGCCGACACCGACCCCGCCGTCCCCCCGCCGCCCTCGGAGTGGGACGATACCTTCGATGCCTTTGCCACCAGCAGGCTCAAACCAGAGCGGAAGAAGGAGAACTTCTTTGCCTCGGTGGCAGCAGAGGGCATGGCTTTCATCGACGACCCTGACAGAGCCAGCCCGACAGAGAGATCGGCCGAGCCACCCTGCCAGAAGGGCTCCAAAGTGTTGGAAGAGGCTGAGTCACCCCTCGGCGCTGAAATCCCTGCAGCTCTCCGCTCTTGGACAAATTTCTCCAGTTTAGACGTGGGGGCCAACCTGGTGAGCACCACCCAGGAGGCCACGGTGATAGAGGATGTGCTGAGCCCTGTGTCCGCAGGGTCCAtggcgaggaggaggaagagcagcaCGCCCATGGTCTGGGCAGCTGCGTTTGCCTCGGGCAACCCCGGGGACAAAGAGGCGTCAACAGCACTGACCACTGAAAATAGCACTAGGGAAGAAGGGGACAGTGGTGAGGAGGAGTCCTCCAGTGCAGGGACAAACGGCTGGATGACCATAGCCACGGAGACCGCTCCCAACCCCTCCGAGAGCACCCCGAGCGCAGCCAAGGAGCGCGCAGCTCCCGAGGGCGCCTTTGGCCCGCGGCCGCCCTTCCTGGGCGAGGGCACCTTTGAAGCCCAGAGCCTGTCCCGCGCTGCCGCCTGTGTGTTACCCAGGACCTCCTTCCCCCCTGAGCTGGCCCCCGAGGCCCTGCCTGGCAGCACCGTGGCGGCCGTGCCCCCGCGGGTGCTCGGGGACGTGGCAGCACGAAGGTTCCCCGAGCCGGGCGCGGAGCCCAGGGGCGGCCAGGAGGGCGCCTTCGACATCCGGAGCTCGGTGTTCCGGCTCCAGGCCAGCATGCGGCTCGAGGCCAGCGATGGCCTCCTGAAGCTCAGCTCTGACATCCGCGAGAGGCACGTGGTGCTGTCCCCGTGGGCAGggccccagggccaccaggaGCCAGTGCCCGGCCCGGCGGTGCCaccacccaaaccccccaggTGGTTCGCAGCCGCTGGCGCTGGTGGGGACGCCGAGGAGGGGGAGTCTGGTGACCCCCAGCGAAAGAAACAGGAGCGATGGGAAGACTCAGAGGGCCCAAGAGCAGAGATGGAATTGCAGAGGAGCCATGGGAGCAGCGAGCCCTCCAGGCCAGCGCCTCCCAGCCTGCCCACCCCAGGAGCAGACGCCGCTGAAGCCGGGAGCGAGTTCCCAGCGTCCAAGGGTGCTGGAGCTGCCGCTGTGGACTCAGCAGCTCGTTTGGAGACAGGAGCCGGcgagctggggacaggggacacctcTGTGGGGGAGCACCCGTCAGAGAGGAACAAGACAGATGTGGCCGAGGAGTTCGAGGCTTGCACATCCAAGTTCTCCCTGGAGGGACTGGAGCAGTCGGGTGCTGAGGggagctggagccagccccGCACATCCCCTCAGACACAGGGGGCCACAGACAGTGCCAAGTGGGAGGCGGCCTCCAGGCAGGAGCTGTTCCCTGAGGAGCTCAGTATGTCAGGACTAAACCCACCTTCCAAGCTAGACCTGGGCCAGCCGGAAATGTTCTGGACGGCTCTGGaagagcaggaggcagctgggcATCCAAACCCGCAATCCCAAAGGTCAGAGCGTGGGGAGAGTCCATCCCGGCCAGAGCCGGCGTGGAAGGATGGTGAGGGGCAAGCAGGAGAGCAGCCCGAGCCCTGTGCCCCTCCCGaggaggcagagcagggcagggcccgcGCCAGCGAGGGGCCCGAGGGGCACTCGGCACAGAGCAGGATAGACTTCAAGAAAGCCGATTTCTGGAAGCCAGACAGGGCAGAGGAGAGGCACACGCAGGGAGCTTCAGCCCTGAGAAATCCCTTTACCCTGGCCCTGAGCCCCAACTCCCCGAGCAATCCCTTCGTGGagcagcccccggccccgctccctgTGCAGGCTGTGCTGCCCGGGAAGCTTGAGCGGGCCGACTTCAGCTTCTGCGGCCCGCAGGAGGAAGCCCCCGGGCACGGCTTGCAGCCCACTAACGCTCCCGGCCGGCCTCCCCCCCCGCATGCCAGCCAGCCCCTGGCCTTCTCCACCCCTTTCCTCGTGGCTGCCGCTAACCCCGAGCCGTGTGGCCCCGTCCCCGCcagccgccgcgccgccgcccggccctgcccgtgccCGCAGCCCGGGGACGCACAAGCTTCAGCGCTCCTGGTTCTGCCCAGGGAGACACGGCCGGCTGAGATCCCCTTTTGCCAGCAGACGACCAG CCCCCACCCTGTGAAGCCCCTCAGCGCTGGGCAGGAGGGCTCCAGcgagaggaagcagcagcacaggcccagCCTGGGCTCGGCGCTGAGCAATGGCCTGGAGAGGCTGAAGACGGTGACCACGAGCAGCGTCCAGCCCGTGGCCCCGGCCTCCCACCCCGACAAAACCGACCCCAAGTTAAAG GACCCCGCCCTGCAGGATCAGTCAGCCAAGTATTACCACCTGACCCACGACGAGCtgatccagctgctgctgcagaaggagggggagcTGAGCAAGAAGGAGGAGCACATCCACGAACTGGAGAACTACATCGACCAGCTGCTGGTGCGCATCATGGAGCAGTCCCCCACGCTGCTGCAGATCCCGCTGGGGCGGGGCCAGGCCCCATga